In Nerophis ophidion isolate RoL-2023_Sa linkage group LG12, RoL_Noph_v1.0, whole genome shotgun sequence, a single window of DNA contains:
- the LOC133563822 gene encoding cilia- and flagella-associated protein 20-like isoform X2 → MTTMSLRVAKSIGSKPLQIWDTKVKNGHIKRVTDNDINSLVLEVEGANVSTNYITCPADPRQTLGIKMPFLVMIVKKTRKYFSFEVQVLDDQNLRRRFRASNHHSKTQVNSFMCTMPISVDDRWNQFQFNLADITRRAYGTSYVETQRVQIHANCRIRRVYFTDKRYTEDELPPEFKLVIPVKKQDGSKKGGSRVAPLA, encoded by the exons atgaCGACGATGTCGCTGCGTGTCGCTAAAAG CATCGGGAGCAAACCTCTTCAGATTTGGGACACAAAG GTGAAGAATGGTCATATAAAACGAGTCACAGACAATGACATCAACTCGCTTGTGCTGGAGGTGGAGGGTGCAAACGTCAG TACGAACTACATCACGTGTCCAGCTGACCCCAGGCAGACGCTTGGCATCAAGATGCCTTTTCTCGTGATGATTGTCAAGAAAACCAGGAAATATTTCAGCTTTGAAGTCCAG GTGTTGGACGATCAGAATTTACGGCGACGGTTTCGGGCAAGCAATCACCACAGCAAGACGCAAGTCAACTCATTCATGTGCACCATGCCGATTAGTGTTGATGATCGCTGGAACCAGTTTCAGTTTAACTTGGCTGATATTACCAGGAGGGCTTATGGAACCAGTTATGTCGAGACACAGCGTGTGcag attCATGCAAATTGTCGTATTAGGAGGGTGTATTTCACAGATAAACGGTATACAGAGGACGAGCTCCCGCCAGAGTTTAAGCTGGTTATTCCTGTCAAGAAACAAGATGGAAG CAAAAAGGGAGGTTCCAGAGTTGCTCCATTAGCATAG
- the LOC133563822 gene encoding cilia- and flagella-associated protein 20-like isoform X1, with protein MFRSTFQGGFLSILYSIGSKPLQIWDTKVKNGHIKRVTDNDINSLVLEVEGANVSTNYITCPADPRQTLGIKMPFLVMIVKKTRKYFSFEVQVLDDQNLRRRFRASNHHSKTQVNSFMCTMPISVDDRWNQFQFNLADITRRAYGTSYVETQRVQIHANCRIRRVYFTDKRYTEDELPPEFKLVIPVKKQDGSKKGGSRVAPLA; from the exons ATGTTCAGAAGTACCTTTCAAGGCGGCTTTTTGTCTATTTTGTACAGCATCGGGAGCAAACCTCTTCAGATTTGGGACACAAAG GTGAAGAATGGTCATATAAAACGAGTCACAGACAATGACATCAACTCGCTTGTGCTGGAGGTGGAGGGTGCAAACGTCAG TACGAACTACATCACGTGTCCAGCTGACCCCAGGCAGACGCTTGGCATCAAGATGCCTTTTCTCGTGATGATTGTCAAGAAAACCAGGAAATATTTCAGCTTTGAAGTCCAG GTGTTGGACGATCAGAATTTACGGCGACGGTTTCGGGCAAGCAATCACCACAGCAAGACGCAAGTCAACTCATTCATGTGCACCATGCCGATTAGTGTTGATGATCGCTGGAACCAGTTTCAGTTTAACTTGGCTGATATTACCAGGAGGGCTTATGGAACCAGTTATGTCGAGACACAGCGTGTGcag attCATGCAAATTGTCGTATTAGGAGGGTGTATTTCACAGATAAACGGTATACAGAGGACGAGCTCCCGCCAGAGTTTAAGCTGGTTATTCCTGTCAAGAAACAAGATGGAAG CAAAAAGGGAGGTTCCAGAGTTGCTCCATTAGCATAG
- the LOC133563412 gene encoding LOW QUALITY PROTEIN: fatty acyl-CoA hydrolase precursor, medium chain-like (The sequence of the model RefSeq protein was modified relative to this genomic sequence to represent the inferred CDS: inserted 1 base in 1 codon), which produces MKETFCFLLTLLFACVAAKSDAPIVHTALGSLKGDYVSVKGKETGVYAYLSVPFAKPPLGPALRLSAPQDVDRWEGVRDAXQQPPMCMQSRQILQDVSDLLGGLITEIPDVSEDCLYLNIYTPESRAHDAKLPVMVWIHGGGFAIGSASSYDGSAFAAYQDVVVVLIQYRLGILGFSSTGDEHMSGNFGLLDQVQALRWVQKHIHNFGGDPSSVTISGESAGGVSVSLLLLSPLSHGLIHRAIAQSGTAAMDALVTNDPLPVTKAIANRTGCNIESTQHIADCLKNLDLDTILKITEQEKTMRININIDGVFLKKPVNELFEKQEILKVPFMTGVNDHEGGWLLPAFMAPPNWTEGMDREQIVNGFSVFNSKPEESIITDLLVDEYVGVGEDRVKNRDAFTEMLGDMLFVIPAIKTANAHRDAGVPVYLYEYQHAPHFLRARRPSFVKSDHGDEIFTVFGFCFTTTHIRLTDACPEEEEVLSKTLMSYWGAFARTGSPNGDGLAHWPNYGGEEHFLAISEKKQVTGQHLKQSRFVFMTQILPEKFRLHLEKLERSEL; this is translated from the exons CACCCATAGTCCACACAGCGCTCGGGAGCCTGAAAGGTGACTATGTGAGTGTGAAGGGGAAGGAGACTGGGGTCTATGCCTACCTGAGTGTCCCCTTTGCCAAGCCCCCCCTTGGCCCTGCTCTGAGACTGTCTGCACCCCAGGATGTGGACAGGTGGGAAGGTGTGAGAGACG ACCAGCAGCCTCCCAT gTGCATGCAAAGTAGACAGATTCTTCAAGATGTGTCTGATCTGCTCGGCGGGTTAATTACAGAAATTCCTGACGTTTCCGAAGACTGCCTTTACCTCAACATTTATACTCCTGAGAGCAGAGCTCATGATGCTAAACTCCCA GTTATGGTGTGGATCCATGGTGGCGGGTTTGCTATTGGATCAGCTTCATCGTATGATGGATCTGCCTTTGCTGCTTATCAGGATGTGGTGGTGGTTCTGATCCAGTATCGCTTGGGAATTTTGGGCTTTTCCAG CACAGGAGATGAGCACATGTCCGGTAACTTTGGCTTGCTGGATCAGGTCCAAGCACTCCGCTGGGTCCAGAAGCACATTCACAACTTTGGAGGAGACCCATCTTCTGTGACCATATCTGGAGAGTCTGCTGGCGGAGTGAGCGTTTCCCTGCTG cttctCTCACCTTTGTCCCACGGCCTGATCCACCGAGCCATCGCTCAAAGCGGCACTGCTGCAATGGACGCATTAGTGACGAATGATCCTCTGCCCGTAACCAAG GCTATCGCCAATAGAACAGGATGTAACATTGAGAGTACACAACACATCGCTGACTGCTTGAAAAACCTGGATCTGgacaccattttgaaaattacgGAACAG GAAAAAACGATGAGAATTAACATTAATATCGACGGAGTCTTCCTGAAAAAACCTGTGAATGAGCTGTTTGAGAAACAGGAAATTCTGAAAGTACCTTTCATGACTGGTGTCAACGATCACGAAGGCGGCTGGTTGCTTCCTGCT ttcatggcTCCTCCAAACTGGACTGAAGGAATGGACCGAGAGCAGATTGTTAACGGGTTTTCTGTCTTTAACTCCAAA CCTGAAGAATCCATCATCACGGATCTGTTGGTAGATGAATATGTCGGAGTTGGCGAAGACCGTGTAAAAAATAGAGATGCTTTTACCGAGATGCTGGGAGATATGCTGTTTGTCATTCCTGCCATTAAGACTGCAAATGCTCACAGAG ATGCAGGTGTCCCAGTGTACTTGTACGAGTACCAGCATGCCCCTCACTTTTTGAGAGCTCGTAGGCCAAGCTTTGTTAAGAGTGATCATGGAGACGAGATTTTCACCGTTTTCGGATTTTGCTTTACCACGACCCACATCCGATTAACTG ATGCATGTCCGGAAGAGGAAGAAGTACTTAGCAAGACTTTGATGAGTTACTGGGGTGCCTTTGCTCGCACAGG GTCTCCTAATGGGGATGGACTTGCTCACTGGCCAAACTATGGAGGAGAAGAACACTTCCTGGCAATAAGTGAAAAGAAGCAAGTCACTGGTCAGCACTTGAAACAGTCTCGCTTTGTCTTCATGACTCAGATCCTGCCAGAGAAATTTCGACTGCATCTGGAGAAGCTGGAGCGCAGTGAACTGTAG